In Salvelinus alpinus chromosome 22, SLU_Salpinus.1, whole genome shotgun sequence, one genomic interval encodes:
- the LOC139549220 gene encoding transcobalamin-1-like, which translates to MMGLIMAFFLSAALLLLVPGILTETEHGSNPINLTIVNSISNAPNETYSADVVFRGILIGAMRRLQQTNSDFKFTYTEDPNYGPFLESVNGVAGDNAEHTYWELLVQTGKSGPVIRPDVGIGCYIPGPNDRIILNFTKW; encoded by the exons ATGATGGGTTTAATCATGGCATTTTTTCTCTCTGCAGCTCTGCTGTTGCTGGTTCCTGGGATCCTGACTGAAA CGGAACATGGATCAAACCCCATCAATTTGACGATAGTCAACAGCATCTCCAATGCACCCAATGAGACCTACAGTGCTGACGTTGTGTTCAGAGGGATCCTAATCGGTGCCATGAGGAGACTGCAGCAGACCAATTCAGACTTCAA GTTTACCTACACAGAGGACCCCAACTATGGTCCTTTCCTGGAGAGTGTGAATGGTGTAGCCGGGGACAATGCTGAGCACACTTATTGGGAGCTCCTTGTTCAGACTGGGAAGAGCGGACCTGTGATCAGACCTGACGTGG GTATTGGCTGTTACATCCCAGGACCAAATGACCGCATCATCCTGAATTTTACAAAATGGTGA
- the LOC139549219 gene encoding transcobalamin-1-like isoform X1, translated as MQYCRPTLPTDLPTEYRMSMMTTASFLSAALLLLVPGILTEKAYGPNPIKLTIVNSISNAPNETYSADVVFRGILLGAMRRLQQTNADFKFTYTEDPNYGPFLESVNGVAGDNAEHTYWELLVQTGTNGPVIRPDVGIGCYIPEPNDRIILNFTKW; from the exons ATgcagtactgtaggcctacacttCCAACTGATCTTCCAACTGAATACAGGATGAGTATGATGACCACGGCATCTTTTCTCTCCGCAGCTCTGCTGTTGCTGGTTCCTGGGATCCTGACTGAAA AGGCATATGGACCAAACCCTATCAAGTTGACGATAGTCAACAGCATCTCCAATGCACCCAATGAGACCTACAGTGCTGACGTTGTGTTCAGAGGGATCCTACTCGGTGCCATGAGGAGACTGCAGCAGACCAATGCAGACTTCAA GTTTACCTACACAGAGGACCCAAACTATGGTCCTTTCCTGGAGAGTGTGAATGGTGTAGCCGGGGACAATGCTGAGCACACTTATTGGGAGCTCCTTGTTCAGACTGGGACGAATGGACCTGTGATCAGACCTGATGTGG GTATTGGCTGTTACATCCCAGAACCAAATGACCGCATCATCCTGAATTTTACAAAATGGTGA
- the LOC139549219 gene encoding transcobalamin-1-like isoform X2, which yields MQYCRPTLPTDLPTEYRMSMMTTASFLSAALLLLVPGILTEKAYGPNPIKLTIVNSISNAPNETYSADVVFRGILLGAMRRLQQTNADFKFTYTEDPNYGPFLESVNGVAGDNAEHTYWELLVQTGTNGPVIRPDVLAVTSQNQMTASS from the exons ATgcagtactgtaggcctacacttCCAACTGATCTTCCAACTGAATACAGGATGAGTATGATGACCACGGCATCTTTTCTCTCCGCAGCTCTGCTGTTGCTGGTTCCTGGGATCCTGACTGAAA AGGCATATGGACCAAACCCTATCAAGTTGACGATAGTCAACAGCATCTCCAATGCACCCAATGAGACCTACAGTGCTGACGTTGTGTTCAGAGGGATCCTACTCGGTGCCATGAGGAGACTGCAGCAGACCAATGCAGACTTCAA GTTTACCTACACAGAGGACCCAAACTATGGTCCTTTCCTGGAGAGTGTGAATGGTGTAGCCGGGGACAATGCTGAGCACACTTATTGGGAGCTCCTTGTTCAGACTGGGACGAATGGACCTGTGATCAGACCTGAT GTATTGGCTGTTACATCCCAGAACCAAATGACCGCATCATCCTGA